One part of the Roseomonas gilardii genome encodes these proteins:
- a CDS encoding NADP-dependent oxidoreductase translates to MPETNPMIRLAKRPTGTPTGEHLVYEEAPVPQPAPGEVLVRNRFLSLDPYMRGRMNDTKSYAPPVALGAVMEGQSVGQVVSGPGFEPGTWVLGGRGWQHYCSVPPHLLTPVDAEAAPPSAYLGVLGMPGTTAWVGCTEIAPVRPGETFVVAAASGAVGAVAGQIAKHMGARVVGIAGGAEKCAYVRDELGFDACVDHRGDGFPAALAEACPRGIDVYFENVGGAVQRAVWPLLNPFGRVAMCGMVAEYNDGSPAPGPNLMSAVRNKLSIRGFIVGDHPRQFPVWRETGARWLREGALKYREDVVHGLREAPGAFAGLLAGKNFGKLVVALD, encoded by the coding sequence ATGCCCGAGACGAACCCGATGATCCGGCTGGCCAAGCGGCCCACCGGGACCCCGACCGGCGAGCACCTGGTCTATGAGGAAGCGCCGGTGCCGCAGCCTGCCCCGGGCGAGGTGCTGGTGCGGAACCGGTTCCTGTCGCTCGACCCCTATATGCGCGGGCGGATGAACGACACGAAGTCCTATGCCCCGCCCGTCGCGCTCGGCGCGGTGATGGAGGGGCAGAGCGTCGGACAGGTCGTGTCCGGCCCCGGCTTCGAGCCCGGCACCTGGGTGCTGGGCGGCAGGGGTTGGCAGCATTACTGCTCCGTGCCGCCGCACCTGTTGACGCCGGTGGATGCGGAGGCCGCTCCGCCTTCCGCCTATCTCGGCGTGCTGGGCATGCCCGGCACCACGGCCTGGGTCGGCTGCACCGAGATCGCGCCGGTCAGGCCGGGCGAGACCTTCGTGGTCGCGGCGGCCTCCGGCGCGGTGGGCGCGGTGGCCGGGCAGATCGCGAAGCATATGGGCGCGCGGGTCGTGGGCATCGCCGGGGGCGCGGAGAAATGCGCCTATGTGCGGGACGAGCTCGGCTTCGATGCCTGCGTCGATCACCGGGGGGATGGTTTCCCCGCCGCCCTGGCGGAAGCCTGTCCGCGCGGGATCGACGTGTATTTCGAGAATGTCGGCGGGGCCGTGCAGCGGGCGGTCTGGCCGCTGCTGAACCCCTTCGGGCGCGTGGCCATGTGCGGCATGGTCGCGGAGTACAATGACGGCTCCCCCGCTCCCGGCCCGAACCTGATGAGCGCGGTGCGGAACAAGCTCAGCATCCGCGGCTTCATCGTGGGCGACCATCCCCGGCAGTTCCCCGTCTGGCGCGAGACCGGGGCGCGCTGGCTGCGCGAGGGGGCGCTGAAGTACCGCGAGGATGTCGTGCACGGGCTGCGCGAGGCGCCCGGGGCCTTTGCCGGGCTGCTGGCGGGGAAGAATTTCGGCAAGCTGGTGGTGGCGCTGGACTGA
- a CDS encoding dicarboxylate/amino acid:cation symporter has product MAIIQPTAVAVPRKPKKLYQQLYVQVLFAITVGILLGHYYPSFAQEMKPLGDAFIKLVKMIIAPVIFLTVVTGIAGMRDMGKVGRVAGKAMLYFVTFSTLALIIGMIVANVIRPGAGLNIDPASLDPRAVAGYAAKAHETSITGFLMNIIPSTPVSAFESGDILQVLFFSVLLGIALSLVGEKADPLMNVLNSLSAGVFKLVAILMKAAPIGAFGAMAFTIGRYGIGSIANLALLIATFYLTSILFVLVVLGAVAKYNGFSILALIRYIKEELLLVLGTSSSEAALPALMEKMEKAGCAKSVVGLVVPTGYSFNLDGTNIYMTMAALFIAQAVGIDLSIWDQILLLLVAMLSSKGAAGITGAGFITLAATLSVVPSVPVAGMALILGIDRFMSECRALTNFVGNAVATVVVARWEGELDREKLNAALSGQAEEKVVLAAPVPAAE; this is encoded by the coding sequence ATGGCCATCATCCAACCCACCGCCGTGGCGGTGCCACGCAAGCCGAAGAAGCTCTACCAGCAACTCTACGTGCAGGTGCTCTTCGCGATCACCGTCGGCATCCTGCTCGGCCATTACTACCCGTCCTTCGCCCAGGAGATGAAGCCGCTGGGCGACGCCTTCATCAAGCTGGTGAAGATGATCATCGCCCCCGTGATCTTCCTGACCGTGGTGACCGGCATCGCCGGCATGCGCGACATGGGCAAGGTCGGGCGCGTCGCCGGCAAGGCGATGCTCTACTTCGTCACCTTCTCCACCCTGGCGCTGATCATCGGCATGATCGTGGCCAACGTGATCCGTCCGGGCGCGGGGCTGAACATCGACCCGGCCTCGCTCGATCCCAGGGCCGTGGCCGGCTACGCCGCCAAGGCGCATGAGACGAGCATCACCGGCTTCCTGATGAACATCATCCCGAGCACGCCGGTCAGCGCCTTCGAGTCCGGCGACATCCTGCAGGTGCTGTTCTTCTCCGTGCTGCTCGGCATCGCGCTCTCCCTGGTGGGGGAGAAGGCCGATCCGCTGATGAACGTGCTGAACTCGCTCTCCGCCGGCGTCTTCAAGCTGGTGGCGATCCTGATGAAGGCCGCGCCCATCGGTGCCTTCGGCGCCATGGCCTTCACCATCGGCCGCTACGGCATCGGCTCCATCGCCAACCTGGCGCTGCTGATCGCCACCTTCTACCTGACCTCGATCCTCTTCGTGCTGGTCGTGCTGGGCGCGGTGGCGAAGTACAACGGCTTCTCCATCCTGGCGCTGATCCGCTACATCAAGGAGGAACTGCTGCTGGTGCTGGGCACCTCCTCCTCCGAGGCGGCGCTGCCCGCCCTGATGGAGAAGATGGAGAAGGCCGGCTGCGCCAAGTCCGTGGTCGGGTTGGTGGTGCCGACGGGCTATTCCTTCAACCTCGACGGCACGAACATCTACATGACCATGGCGGCGCTCTTCATCGCGCAGGCCGTGGGGATCGACCTCAGCATCTGGGACCAGATCCTGCTCCTGCTGGTCGCCATGCTGTCCTCCAAGGGCGCGGCCGGCATCACCGGCGCGGGCTTCATCACCCTGGCGGCCACGCTCTCCGTGGTGCCCTCCGTACCGGTGGCCGGCATGGCGCTCATCCTGGGCATCGACCGCTTCATGTCCGAGTGCCGCGCGCTGACCAACTTCGTCGGCAACGCGGTGGCCACGGTGGTGGTCGCCCGCTGGGAGGGTGAGCTGGACCGCGAGAAGCTGAACGCCGCCCTGTCCGGCCAGGCCGAGGAGAAGGTGGTCCTCGCCGCCCCGGTCCCGGCCGCCGAGTAA
- the upp gene encoding uracil phosphoribosyltransferase, with protein sequence MSAAHPTVKVIDHPLVQHKLTLMRRKETSTGEFRRLAREISLLMAYEVTRDLPLETTSIETPLEVMEAPILSGKKLCFVSILRAGDGLLQGMLDLVPSARVGHVGLYRDPQTLVPVEYYLKLPDDIGARQVIAVDPMLATGHSAAAAVSRIKQAGASQVSFVCLLAAPEGARVFAEAHPDVPVFTASLDRELNDHAYILPGLGDAGDRLFGTK encoded by the coding sequence ATGTCCGCCGCCCACCCCACCGTGAAGGTGATCGACCACCCGCTGGTGCAGCACAAGCTGACGCTGATGCGCCGCAAGGAGACCTCGACCGGCGAGTTCCGCCGCCTGGCGCGCGAGATCAGCCTGCTGATGGCCTATGAGGTCACGCGCGACCTGCCGCTGGAGACCACGAGCATCGAGACGCCGCTGGAGGTGATGGAGGCGCCCATCCTGTCCGGCAAGAAGCTCTGCTTCGTGTCCATCCTGCGGGCCGGCGACGGGCTGCTGCAGGGGATGCTGGACCTCGTGCCCTCCGCCCGCGTCGGCCATGTCGGCCTGTACCGGGACCCGCAGACGCTGGTGCCGGTGGAATACTATCTGAAGCTGCCCGACGATATCGGCGCGCGGCAGGTGATCGCGGTGGACCCGATGCTGGCCACCGGCCATTCCGCCGCCGCCGCCGTGTCGCGGATCAAGCAGGCCGGAGCCTCCCAGGTGAGCTTCGTCTGCCTCCTCGCCGCGCCGGAAGGCGCGCGGGTCTTCGCGGAGGCGCATCCGGACGTGCCGGTCTTCACCGCCTCGCTGGACCGCGAGCTGAACGACCATGCCTATATCCTGCCCGGGCTGGGCGATGCCGGGGACCGGCTCTTCGGCACCAAGTGA
- the mobA gene encoding molybdenum cofactor guanylyltransferase MobA encodes MRGDTAGLVLAGGLARRMGGGDKVLLPLGGRTMLDHVLASLRPQVAACLLNANGDPARFGAWGLPVAADGVPDFPGPLAGVLAGMDWVAEHRPDLPWLVSLPGDNPFAPPDLVARLHAAREAAGAPIACAATGPDPHPPVALWPVALRDELRAGLLAGERRVAAWAARRGCAMAVWEAGDRDPFFNANTPQELAEAERRLTG; translated from the coding sequence ATGCGGGGTGACACGGCGGGGCTCGTGCTGGCGGGCGGGCTGGCGCGGCGGATGGGCGGCGGCGACAAGGTGCTGCTGCCGCTCGGCGGGCGGACCATGCTGGACCATGTGCTGGCCTCCCTCCGCCCCCAGGTCGCGGCCTGCCTGCTGAATGCGAACGGCGATCCGGCGCGCTTCGGCGCCTGGGGCCTGCCCGTGGCGGCGGATGGGGTGCCGGATTTCCCCGGGCCATTGGCCGGTGTCCTGGCGGGTATGGACTGGGTGGCGGAACACCGTCCGGACCTGCCCTGGCTGGTTTCTCTGCCGGGCGACAATCCCTTCGCGCCGCCCGATCTGGTCGCGCGCCTGCATGCGGCGCGCGAGGCCGCAGGCGCCCCTATCGCCTGCGCGGCGACCGGTCCGGACCCCCATCCGCCGGTCGCGCTCTGGCCCGTTGCGCTAAGGGACGAGTTGCGGGCCGGGCTGCTGGCCGGGGAAAGGCGGGTAGCGGCCTGGGCCGCGCGCCGGGGATGCGCCATGGCCGTCTGGGAGGCGGGGGACCGCGATCCGTTCTTCAATGCCAATACGCCGCAGGAACTGGCTGAGGCCGAGCGGCGCCTTACGGGGTGA
- a CDS encoding adenine deaminase: protein MTPASLPDDLLIDAANEVSIRQELTLVTLGKRPADRVLRVGRLLDVHTRSWMEDAEIVIRGRRIAYVGPAGSWPGEAGERVHEPDLAAVPGFGEVHKHIESSHLTPEWEAALVLPRGNTWTCEASHEFSNVDGPHNLEFWLTARRQGSPLKIFPLPGSAVPPTAYEWGGGWFGHDEQQGFLRESLMVAGLDEVMDWPAVWNPENPSYKRLWGMIQATFAQRGVVEGHGAGLRELPEINAFAAAGLASDHEAWSPEEVWEKLRHGIFTEIRPYSMDQVIPWLLDKGLADWSQVAFTTDDRSASDTIRLGATDHNARTAIRLGLAPETAIQCVTLNPARHMRLTPWVGSLAPGRFADVVLLRDVATLEIARVWADGRPVSEGTRYTGPVPRIDWPSWATQTVNIRREMVAEDFRIAAEPGRATMQAALLRPFHWNDGFITMELPVADGAVQRDAARHVTKFAIVDRFSGEGRTARMFWLGCGPATPGTALACSVAHDKHNIWVVGSCDEAMAKAVNALRGIGGGWALVREGALVATVRYEVGGLMSCRPAEELNAEMQRLYDEGAKVEWMYEPTFHPRWFPGFPERLIFATLTCAPWRWVLVAPCEQAPLGFVNVQTGETHPVVW, encoded by the coding sequence ATGACCCCTGCTTCCCTTCCCGACGACCTGTTGATCGATGCCGCGAACGAGGTGAGCATCCGCCAGGAGCTGACACTGGTGACCCTGGGCAAGCGTCCGGCGGACCGGGTGCTGCGGGTCGGGCGGTTGCTGGACGTGCACACGCGGAGCTGGATGGAGGATGCCGAGATCGTCATCCGGGGCCGCCGCATCGCCTATGTCGGCCCCGCCGGCTCCTGGCCCGGCGAGGCCGGGGAGCGCGTGCACGAGCCGGACCTCGCCGCGGTGCCCGGCTTCGGCGAGGTGCACAAGCATATCGAGAGCTCCCATCTGACGCCGGAATGGGAGGCGGCGCTGGTGCTGCCGCGCGGCAATACCTGGACCTGCGAGGCCAGCCACGAATTCTCCAACGTGGACGGGCCGCACAACCTGGAATTCTGGCTCACCGCCCGGCGACAGGGCTCGCCGCTGAAGATCTTCCCCCTGCCCGGCTCGGCCGTGCCGCCCACCGCCTATGAATGGGGCGGCGGCTGGTTCGGCCATGACGAGCAGCAGGGCTTCCTGCGCGAGAGCCTGATGGTGGCCGGGCTGGACGAGGTGATGGACTGGCCTGCCGTCTGGAACCCCGAGAACCCCTCCTACAAGCGGCTCTGGGGCATGATCCAGGCGACCTTCGCCCAGCGCGGCGTGGTGGAGGGCCATGGCGCGGGCCTGCGGGAGCTGCCGGAGATCAACGCCTTCGCCGCCGCCGGCCTCGCCTCGGACCACGAGGCCTGGTCGCCGGAGGAGGTGTGGGAGAAGCTCCGCCACGGCATCTTCACCGAGATCCGCCCCTATTCCATGGACCAGGTGATCCCCTGGCTGCTGGACAAGGGCCTGGCCGACTGGTCGCAGGTCGCCTTCACCACCGACGACCGCAGCGCCTCGGACACGATCCGGCTGGGGGCCACGGACCACAATGCCCGCACCGCGATCCGGCTGGGCCTCGCGCCGGAGACGGCGATCCAGTGCGTCACGCTGAATCCGGCGCGGCACATGCGGCTGACGCCCTGGGTCGGCAGCCTCGCGCCCGGGCGCTTCGCCGATGTGGTGCTGCTGCGCGACGTCGCGACGCTGGAGATCGCCAGGGTCTGGGCCGATGGCAGGCCGGTGAGCGAGGGCACGCGCTATACCGGGCCGGTGCCGCGCATCGACTGGCCCTCCTGGGCGACGCAGACGGTGAACATCCGGCGCGAGATGGTGGCGGAGGATTTCCGCATCGCCGCCGAACCGGGGCGCGCGACGATGCAGGCGGCGCTGCTGCGCCCCTTCCACTGGAATGACGGCTTCATCACCATGGAGCTGCCGGTCGCGGATGGCGCCGTCCAGCGCGACGCGGCGCGCCACGTCACGAAATTCGCCATCGTGGACCGTTTCTCCGGCGAGGGGCGGACGGCGCGCATGTTCTGGCTCGGCTGCGGCCCGGCCACGCCCGGCACCGCGCTGGCCTGCTCGGTCGCGCATGACAAGCACAACATCTGGGTCGTGGGTTCCTGCGACGAGGCCATGGCAAAGGCTGTGAACGCGCTGCGCGGGATCGGCGGCGGCTGGGCCCTGGTGCGGGAGGGCGCGCTCGTCGCCACCGTGCGCTACGAGGTCGGCGGGCTGATGAGCTGCCGCCCGGCGGAGGAGCTGAACGCGGAGATGCAGCGCCTCTATGACGAGGGCGCGAAGGTCGAGTGGATGTACGAGCCCACCTTCCACCCCCGCTGGTTCCCCGGTTTCCCGGAACGCCTGATCTTCGCCACCCTCACCTGCGCGCCCTGGCGCTGGGTGCTCGTGGCCCCCTGCGAGCAGGCGCCGCTGGGCTTCGTCAACGTGCAGACCGGCGAGACGCATCCGGTCGTCTGGTAG
- a CDS encoding NCS2 family permease, whose translation MSNASLGAGAPIGEARPKGVLDRFFKLSERGSSVPQEVIAGLTTFAAMAYIIAVNPAIMSQAGMDRGDLVIATALAAIFGSVMMGLTANLPLAVAPAMGSNVVFTFILVKGMGVPWQGALAMVCFTGVVFLLLSLTKLREKVAKDVPEVLKVGISAAVGAYIVFIALRGAGFVVANPGTFIAMGSLREPAVLLTLAGILVTPMLVARQIPGALILSIAVLTLIGCFVPLPNGAVITRAPSAFLALPHWPSNTFGQLDFSYMFQNFIVVLPILFYFVCAEFFSTLATVIGVTGAANLRRPDGSIPNATAAFSTDATATIVGPILGTSVVTAYIESVTGVQAGGRTGLTSITVAALFFLALFVWPVFTVIPPQATAPALVVVGVLMLQGLTRIDLGQLTNAVPVALTLLLTVLTNNLINGMAIGTLSYILLFLSLGRAREISGVVWGLGVVFIAYIAVMTRLS comes from the coding sequence ATGAGCAATGCAAGCTTGGGCGCGGGGGCGCCCATCGGCGAGGCACGGCCGAAAGGCGTGCTCGACCGCTTCTTCAAGCTGAGCGAACGCGGCAGCTCCGTGCCGCAGGAGGTCATCGCCGGCCTCACCACCTTCGCCGCCATGGCCTATATCATCGCGGTGAACCCGGCGATCATGTCGCAGGCGGGTATGGACCGCGGCGACCTGGTGATCGCCACCGCGCTGGCCGCTATCTTCGGCAGCGTGATGATGGGGCTGACGGCGAACCTGCCGCTTGCCGTGGCGCCGGCCATGGGCTCCAACGTCGTCTTCACCTTCATCCTGGTGAAGGGCATGGGCGTGCCCTGGCAGGGCGCGCTGGCCATGGTCTGCTTCACCGGCGTGGTCTTCCTGCTGCTCAGCCTGACGAAGCTGCGCGAGAAGGTGGCCAAGGACGTGCCGGAGGTGCTGAAGGTCGGCATCAGCGCGGCGGTGGGCGCCTATATCGTCTTCATCGCCCTGCGCGGGGCGGGCTTCGTGGTCGCCAATCCCGGCACCTTCATCGCCATGGGCTCGCTGCGCGAACCCGCCGTGCTGCTGACCCTGGCCGGCATCCTGGTCACGCCGATGCTGGTGGCGCGGCAGATCCCGGGCGCGCTGATCCTCTCCATCGCCGTGCTGACCCTGATCGGCTGCTTCGTGCCGCTGCCCAACGGTGCCGTCATCACCAGGGCGCCCTCCGCCTTCCTGGCGCTGCCGCACTGGCCGTCCAACACCTTCGGCCAGCTCGACTTCTCCTACATGTTCCAGAACTTCATCGTGGTGCTGCCGATCCTGTTCTACTTCGTCTGCGCCGAGTTCTTCTCGACGCTGGCGACGGTGATCGGCGTCACCGGAGCGGCGAACCTGCGCCGGCCGGACGGCTCCATCCCCAATGCCACGGCCGCCTTTTCCACGGATGCGACGGCGACGATCGTGGGGCCGATCCTCGGCACCTCCGTGGTCACGGCCTATATCGAATCCGTCACCGGCGTGCAGGCGGGCGGGCGCACGGGGCTTACCTCCATCACCGTGGCGGCGCTGTTCTTCCTGGCGCTGTTCGTCTGGCCGGTCTTCACCGTGATCCCGCCGCAGGCGACGGCACCGGCGCTGGTGGTGGTCGGCGTGCTGATGCTGCAGGGGCTGACGCGCATCGATCTCGGCCAGTTGACCAATGCCGTGCCGGTGGCGCTGACGCTGTTGCTGACGGTGCTGACCAACAACCTGATCAACGGCATGGCGATCGGCACGCTGAGCTATATCCTGCTGTTCCTGTCGCTCGGCCGGGCGCGGGAGATCAGTGGCGTGGTCTGGGGCCTGGGCGTGGTCTTCATCGCCTATATCGCGGTGATGACGCGGCTGAGCTGA
- the glp gene encoding gephyrin-like molybdotransferase Glp — MARLSNDCFAAADGALTLAQAEALIARLPPPAGGGGTVPLLAARGRVLAEDIAAPIDLPPFGNSAMDGYAFARADLGGEGGWLPLAGRVAAGDAAAPLPPGHAIRILTGAPLPPGADTVMIQEDARAEPGRVFLPPGLPPGANIRHAGEDLPAGALALPKGRLVAPPEIALAAALGLTTLPVTRRPRLGVFSTGSELVAPGGRLGPAQAHDSNRFMLLSLLANLPVEAVDLGLLPDRRGETEAALRDAALSHDMLLTSGGVSAGEEDHVRRAIETVGSLVFWRLAVKPGRPLAMGVVEGCPVLGLPGNPVAALLGFLHLARPLALHLAGAAPRPLPRFELRAGFSHRKLPGRREYLRVAVEAGPDGPVARKLGRGGAGQIASLLQSDAFAELPEDRGDVAPGDRILVLPFAGLF; from the coding sequence TTGGCCCGGCTGAGCAACGACTGCTTCGCCGCTGCCGACGGCGCGCTGACCCTGGCACAAGCCGAGGCGCTGATCGCCCGCCTGCCGCCCCCGGCGGGCGGGGGCGGGACCGTGCCGCTGCTGGCCGCACGCGGGCGGGTACTGGCCGAGGACATCGCAGCCCCCATCGACCTGCCTCCCTTCGGCAACAGCGCCATGGACGGCTATGCCTTCGCCCGGGCCGATCTGGGGGGGGAAGGCGGCTGGCTGCCATTGGCCGGCCGCGTCGCGGCGGGCGATGCGGCAGCCCCCCTGCCACCGGGCCATGCCATCCGCATCCTGACCGGCGCACCCCTGCCGCCCGGCGCGGACACGGTGATGATCCAGGAGGACGCCAGGGCCGAGCCCGGCCGGGTCTTCCTGCCGCCGGGCCTGCCGCCCGGCGCCAATATCCGCCACGCCGGAGAGGACCTGCCGGCGGGCGCCCTGGCACTGCCGAAGGGCCGGCTGGTCGCGCCCCCCGAGATCGCCCTGGCGGCCGCGCTCGGCCTGACAACCCTGCCCGTGACGCGCCGCCCGCGCCTGGGCGTCTTCAGCACGGGCAGCGAACTGGTCGCGCCCGGCGGGCGGCTCGGCCCGGCGCAGGCGCATGACAGCAACCGCTTCATGCTGCTGTCCCTGCTGGCGAACCTGCCGGTGGAGGCGGTGGATCTCGGCCTGCTCCCCGACCGGCGCGGAGAAACCGAGGCGGCCCTGCGCGACGCTGCGCTCTCGCATGACATGTTACTGACATCCGGCGGCGTGAGCGCAGGCGAGGAGGACCATGTCCGCCGCGCCATCGAAACGGTGGGAAGCCTCGTCTTCTGGCGCCTCGCGGTGAAGCCGGGGCGTCCCCTGGCGATGGGGGTGGTGGAGGGCTGCCCCGTTCTGGGCCTGCCGGGCAACCCGGTCGCGGCGCTGCTCGGCTTCCTGCACCTCGCGCGTCCCCTGGCCCTGCATCTGGCCGGCGCCGCACCGAGGCCGCTGCCGCGCTTCGAGCTGCGTGCCGGCTTCAGCCACCGCAAGCTGCCGGGGCGGCGCGAATACCTGCGCGTGGCGGTGGAGGCGGGCCCGGACGGTCCCGTGGCCCGCAAACTGGGCCGGGGCGGGGCGGGACAGATCGCCTCGCTGCTGCAAAGCGACGCCTTCGCCGAACTGCCGGAAGACAGGGGCGATGTCGCCCCGGGCGACCGCATCCTGGTTCTGCCCTTCGCCGGACTGTTCTGA
- the mobB gene encoding molybdopterin-guanine dinucleotide biosynthesis protein B yields the protein MSGPRRIIGLAGWSGAGKTTLLTRLIPCLNARGVSVSTLKHAHHDFDVDQPGKDSHSHRMAGAQQVLVSSARRWALMTELRDAPEPDLAFLLSRLSPVDLVVVEGFKRDRHPKLEVFRAANNRPWLHPEDPAIRAVAADTPPPGGLPHAGLDEIERLADLVLEFAAPWPG from the coding sequence ATGAGCGGACCCAGGCGAATCATCGGGCTGGCCGGCTGGAGCGGCGCCGGCAAGACCACGCTGCTGACCCGCCTGATCCCCTGCCTGAACGCGCGCGGCGTCTCCGTCTCGACACTCAAGCACGCGCATCACGATTTCGACGTGGACCAGCCGGGCAAGGACAGCCACAGCCACCGGATGGCCGGGGCGCAGCAGGTGCTGGTCTCCTCCGCCCGCCGCTGGGCACTGATGACCGAGCTGCGCGACGCGCCGGAGCCGGACCTGGCCTTCCTCCTGTCCCGCCTCTCGCCGGTCGATCTCGTGGTGGTCGAGGGCTTCAAGCGCGACCGCCACCCGAAGCTGGAGGTCTTCCGCGCCGCCAACAACCGCCCCTGGCTGCATCCGGAGGACCCGGCCATCCGCGCCGTGGCCGCCGACACGCCACCCCCGGGCGGCCTCCCCCATGCCGGCCTTGACGAGATCGAGCGCCTGGCCGACCTCGTGCTGGAATTCGCCGCCCCTTGGCCCGGCTGA